The Polynucleobacter sp. JS-JIR-5-A7 region GGACCGATGTCGATGGCGCCTTCACAGCTGGGGGCATTTGCTTATAGCTCTTCAGTTCAAAAGAGTGCTAACGTGGAATATCACGTGCAACCTTTGTCGCTTGAACGTTTTGGTGAAGACTTGCATTCCTTCAATGCGTTCACTGCTAGTGTATGCAACTTGCGTCCCACTTCAAGGGGTAGCGTACACATCACCTCTGTTGATCCTGAAGCGCCTCCAGCAATTCAACCGAACTACTTATCTACTGAAGAAGATCGTAAGGTGGCAGTAGAGTCATTACGTTTAACTCGGAAGATTGTGGAAAGCCCTGCACTCAAACCTTTTACGCCAGAAGAATATAAGCCGGGTATTCAATATCAAAGTGACGAAGAGTTGGTAAAAGCAGCAGGAGATATTGGTACGACGATTTTTCATCCAGTGGGCACTTGCAAGATGGGGCGGCCCGATGATCCGATGGCCGTTCTAGACTCACAATTGCGAGTAAGGGGGATTCATCATTTGAGGGTAGTAGATGCTTCTGCCATGCCCACCATTACTTCGGGTAATACGGCTGCACCAACCATGATGATTGCAGAGCGCGTAGCGGAATTGCTGACGCGTGAGTAATTCATTGAAGCCATCTCTTAATTACCAATTGCCTGTTAGCCATTTGTTACTGGCATTAGCCATTGTGGCCGTATGGGGAACCAACTTTGTAGTGATCAAAATTTCTTTAGAGAGTTTTCCGCCTTTTTTGTTTGCCGCCTTGCGTTTTGTATTTGCCTTTTTGCCAGCAGTGTTCTTCTTGCCTAGACCAAAGGTCTCATGGGTCAATCTCTGTATTTACGGTCTTGCAGTAGGGGTCGGGCAGTTCGGGATTTTATATTTTGCGATTGATGGCAATATTTCACCTGGCCTGGCTTCTTTGGTCGTTCAGACGCAGGTATTTTTCACGATTGGTTTTGCGATGCTGTTTGCTAAAGAACAGTTAAAACTCTATCAGGCGGTTGCAGTAGCCATTGCTATGACCGGTTTAGGAATTATTGCGGTCCATACAGATGCTACTACCACCTTTCTGGGTTTAGCCTTAGTGGTATTTGCAGGTTTTTCTTGGGGTGTAGCCAATACTGCCAGTCGCCGTGCCGGTGCTATCAACATGCTTTCTTATGTAGTGTGGGCTAGTGCTTTTGCAATTCCACCATTGCTGCTGATCTCCTGGATTTTTGAAGGAGGTTGGGGCTCGATGTATGTCTCACTCACTTCAGCGCCAACAGGTGCCTGGCTTGGTGTTCTGTGGCAGTCTTGGGGAAATACGCTCTTCGGCTATGGTGCTTGGGCGTGGCTACTCTCCAAACATCCTGCAGCAGCTGTGGCACCTGCACCCTTATTGGTGCCCATTTTTGGTATGGGCTCTGCAGCATTTTTCTTGAGTGAGCCTTTGCCCCTATGGAAAATTTTGGCAGCAGGTATTGTCATCTTGGGCTTGATGGTCAATTTGTTTTGGCCCTACTGGAAAACTCAAAGATGATTAGAAGTCTGAGATGAGCTAGAAGGCTTCACGCTTTATTGCTGCACAACCTCATACATCAATACAAATCATAGTAAATGCAGACCTTTCAGCGTGAGGCTGACTGCTACACCAAAAACCATGACTGCAAAGACTTGCTGCAACTTCGGCCCACTGAGCTTTTTGCTGATTGCTAGACCAATAAGTAGGCCG contains the following coding sequences:
- a CDS encoding EamA family transporter, coding for MPVSHLLLALAIVAVWGTNFVVIKISLESFPPFLFAALRFVFAFLPAVFFLPRPKVSWVNLCIYGLAVGVGQFGILYFAIDGNISPGLASLVVQTQVFFTIGFAMLFAKEQLKLYQAVAVAIAMTGLGIIAVHTDATTTFLGLALVVFAGFSWGVANTASRRAGAINMLSYVVWASAFAIPPLLLISWIFEGGWGSMYVSLTSAPTGAWLGVLWQSWGNTLFGYGAWAWLLSKHPAAAVAPAPLLVPIFGMGSAAFFLSEPLPLWKILAAGIVILGLMVNLFWPYWKTQR